GTATTATTtaacttccttttttttatgtCTTAGATGCTTTCAGTTGGGCCATCCTGAATCTTTGCAATTCCTTGGATATACCAATAGGCAAGGGAAACGGCATAcaattttttcaatatttaggGCGTTGGGTATTTGTTGACATGACACTTGTGATGCTGCTGTACCAATAGTATCCTTGACTTATTCGAcaaaagttcaaattttttaacacaatcaaatcattttcatctaTTTTCAGTATCCTTAGATCTTTAGATAAGTAACATCTAGAGTGATAAGTTACTTATGTTCCAGCTCATTGTTCTGCAGAACCTACTGGACTGCTGATTGATTCAGCAATGAAGCTTCTCCTTCCATCCATTCCAGAGGTATCAGTAGAGGAGCGGAGGGAAGCTATGCTTAGAGCCAGCAATCATGCCTTGATGAGGGGTGTAACAACAGTTGTTGATTTTGGTAGATATTTTCCTGGGGCATCAGCAAAGCAATCCTGGGAAGATTTTTCAGGTTTCTGTTAAGTTTCTTAAGGGTTTATTTGGATGTCCTTTGAGTCGAAACATCATTATTCTAGTAAGTCGGTTCACATGACTTTTTGGTCATGTAAAGGAATCACTATCAACATTAACATACTGACAACAAAAGTTTAATGCAGTTCTTAAAGTAATATTGTAAAAATGATTAGTGTTCAGTCAGACGACTGTTTACAACTCTATTACATCCATGGAACATCaacatgcttttttttttttggccataTATATTAAGATTTTAATTAGTCATGCTGCTTCAGATGCTTGTTTACTTGTTTTCTCATTTCGTTACTTTTTGCAGATGTTTATCAATGGGCTGATTGTTCAGGGAAGATGGTGATCAGGGTCTGCTTATTTTTTCCCTTGGAGACTTGGTCACGGTTACATGTATGACTTCTTATCGGTTACTTCTTTGGGGTCTAATCTTACGTAATAATTTATTCTCAGCCTGACAGGGGTTAAAGAATGATTGTTCATCTGTTTTTCCTTTATGTTGTCATATGAATATTCTGCCTTTTCCTTATAGAACGAAGCTCCTTTTCAAATTTATAGAGGGTAATTATTTTGAACATTTTTTGCAATTACACTGTTGGTTAGGTTTATGTTTCTGCATATTGTTTCTTATtcgaaatgcatatgagttaatAATGTCTactctttttattctttttcttgaaaTGAAGTCTCTTGACATTTGTTTGACCACTAGGAGATGTCAATATGGGGAATTTTGCATTGGACAACTTACTTTCtagaatatttgttttttatatcCAACCAACCTAGTTATTAACTTCACTgaatgttttaatttttgtgtcgTTTATTGTCTTtcttagagttttttttttccttttcagcaCCTTGTTAACAAAGTTGGACGTACTCTGAGCCAATGGATTTACTTGGGCGGTGTTAAAGCTTTTGCTGATGGCTCACTGGGTTCAAATAGTGCACTGTTTTATGAGGTGAAGACCTCGGTACTTTTGCATTTGCACTTCTTTTAGTAAATTTAGCATATAAATTTGAAATCCGTTGACTTTGGCCACttccatttattttttatatattttctttgtcaTATATTTATTCTTCTTTCTATGCTATTGCTGTTAAGGCAGGGGAAATGTTGTTAGGAAGATAGGAATTCGTTGTAGTGAGCTTATCTAATTCACCTCATACTCTTGCATCATCATATCAAgtaactttttttatttccacATTTAATAGATTATCTTCTTGatagttttcttttaaattctGTAGCCATATGCTGATGAGCCTCATAATTATGGCTTGCAAGTGACGGATAATGAAAGTCTCTTCAACCTGACCTTGACTTCGGATAAAGTTGGGCTTCAGGTGTGGTCTCATCTCCTTCGAAATGTCTCAACTCTCTACAAGATGTAAATGAAATCGCACTTCTAAAATTTGTTTTACGTTGTGTTCAGGTTGCCATTCATGCCATAGGTGATAAAGCAAATGATTTGATCCTTAACATGTACGAGTCAGTGTTTTCAACAAATGGAGTAAGGGATCGAAGATTCAgggtaaaaatattttctctgaACGTTGATTGTTCAAATGTAGCATATGCTTCGCAAACTTTTTccctttcaaaattttattatgTCTTGCATGACTGGAGAAAAAATTGCTTTCAGATTGAGCATGCCCAACATCTAGCACCTGGGACACCAGCCCGATTTGGTGAACTCGGGATTGTTGCTTCAGTACAGGTTTGATCACACTATTATCTTTTGTATGCTGTGGGATCACATGTTACTGTACTTTCACATTGACATTTGCATCACTTTCTGGTTTAAAAAGTAATCTACTTAATAAAATAGTTTTTTGAAAAATGTCTTTAGTAGATGAGTTCCATTTTCCTCTTTCATTTAATTGCTATTTTTCGCCCCTTTGGTCTTAATAGTTTTCAAACCTTTGAGTGATTATCGTTACTCCGTTGTTGCTGTGAATAAATTTCATTCTAAAACTCAAACACCAATTCTCCATAGCCAGAGCACCTATTAGATGACGCTGAATCTGCGACAAAAAAACTTGGGATAGACAGGGCTCACAAGGGATCCTACTTATTCAAGTCACTCTTGGCTGGCAATGGACAGTTGGCACTTGGTTCTGATTTTCCGGTAAGTGTAATGACTCTTGCAGATATATTTTTCACGCGTACGTAATTATACGCGAGGCTCTCTGATGCACTTTATGTTTAGTGTATGAAACTTTGTGTAGTTTTAGATTGTTGCTGTTCTTGCAGGTCTCGGATATTAATCCTTTAGGTGGTATTAAGACAGCAATGAAAAGGATTCCCCCTGGTTGGGATACTGCATGGATTCCCACTGAAAGACTTTCTCTGAATGAGGCATTGAAGGGGTATGCGACACTGAATCATTTGATCCTTTAGATTTCATTATTTGTTGACACAAATTTCCTTAAGACTGCTGTTTAGGTTATTCGTGTTTCTTCTTGATCGGTGTCCCAGACCAGAGTCACTAAGAATGTGTCATCCAACTGATCAACGTTGTTTTGTACCATCTCTCATACTTGCCGCTGTATTATAGTTCCACCTGATACATTAACAATCATGACAGGTACACTCTTTCAGCAGCTCGCGCATGCTTTCTTGACAGTGATTTGGGATCTCTATCGCTCGGAAAACTGGCAGACTTTGTCATACTGTCCACGGATTCGTGGGATGATGCCGTAGCTGAAGAATCTGCATCAGTTGAAGCAACATATGTTGGTGGCGTACAGGCCTATCCTTAAAAGCGCCAACATTTTAGGTCGTAAGTGTGCAGAAGATATAGTTTGTGAAGGACAACAGGTGTTTGTATACTTTGTATAAAGTATGGTGCGATTAAAGATACGCATTTGTTTACCAAGTAGTCATTAATTTAGTGACATTTATCTTTCTAATATATTGAAAGATACAAAGTTCAACACTCTCCATTCCCATTTTCGACATGTGATATTTTAAACTACTGTAGTCTATGATGAGAGGGATGCGAACTGGATTGTAAAAAGGCAGACACATTACTTAGCCAATTGGCCTAACCCACATCTACCACATCTCTATTGCTGAAAAAAGGTGATTCTATTGCCATCCCCAATTCATTAAAGGAAAATTGGGCTTACTAGACTTTTGACAAATACACCAACGATCTCTGCTCTCAAAATGCAATTTCTATTAGTCATCTTTAATGAAAATGCCTGTAATATTGTGTCAATACTTTAATCAATATTGTGTCGATAAGATATTAACTTGAGAATATTGTCGTCAAAGACGCCAAGTAGAGGTTGCATATTGAGTGGAGAGTAATTTTTGTTGTTGGAAGATGTGGGAAAATTGATGATATGCCTTAACCGAATTTTGATGGAGGATGGTTGGAGCAGTTTGTCATATGTTAGAAATATTCTTGGTAACAACTCTAAGCCATGATAGTGCTTCATGTATGTTATTGGTGACAGTAGTAGAATAGAATAAAGAGAAATAGACAAAAAATAACTCATTTTTCTAATCTTAAGACTAAAATAGGACAAACTGACAAAATGTATGACAATAGAGTTCGTAAGGCATCTAGTATCTGCTTGTCATACTTTAACATGTACTCTTTTGTAGATGTAAATTCATGTATATAACATGCTATTTCTATTTTGATTGAGTAACAAATGTTACTTTATTTGTGGTTTTGTAATAATAGATTTTATGTTAGATCCTAACTAGTCGGTTAGGAGAGAAACTTAGGGTCGCTTGGTAATTATTTGAATTTCAGTTTTTAGTTAAACGGTATCATGCATCCATTCTTGAATGAGAAAAATTCTCTTATAACTTATAAATCAGTGACACCACGTGACAAATATCAATTAGACGTATACTATATTGTTTGAAAACAGGACAATTGTCTATTGCACCGGCGGTACGATTCACTTTTATCCAaagtagaaaataaaaatgtttcCTCATCCCACCGACACAAAAATTTAGCCTCTACTTTTCCACTCACAAAACAAAGCACGACCATCAATTTTAATGATtgagtgtgtgtggtccacTGAATTATTGACCAAGACAATATCTAGTCGTCCAGCTCACAAAAGTGAAGTTAAGAGTTTAAGCTTCAGTTTCCATCACAAAACTCCTCTCTCAGATTACTAGTTTccggaaagaaagaaaaaaatggcaGGAGCTTTGATTGGGGAGGCTTTTCTCTCTGCTTCCATCCAGGTGATGTGCGACAATCAATATTGTGTCGATAAGATATTAACTTGAGGATATTTTCGTTAAAGAGGTCAAGTAGAGGTTGTATATTGAGTGGAGAgttatttttgttgttggaaGATGTTGTGGAAAAATTGATGATACGCCTTAATCTAATTTTGATGGAGGATGGTTGGAGCAGTCTCTCATATGTTAGAAATATTCTTGGTAACAACTCTAAGCCATGATAGTGCTTCATGTACGTTATTGGTGACATCAGTACAATAgaataaagaaaaatagaaaaaaaataacccattttcttaatattggaactaaaatagGACAAACTGACAAAATGTTTGTAAGGCATCTATTATCTGCTCGTAATACTTTAACATGTACTCTTTTGTAGATGTAAATTCATGTATATAACATGCTATTTCTATTTTGATTGAGTAACAAATGTTACTTTATTTGTGGTTTTGTAATAATAGATTTTATGTTAGATCCTAACTAGTTGGTAAGGAGAGaaacttaggccatctccaaccgaaggctggccagagggctcgttttagccctctggccctccaagattctccaagatattaatattttaatgaacagtacaatgccatatttgcctccgtctccaatcgagggtcagagggccagatggctcgttttagccctatcacaaaaaaccgtctccaaccgagggccaaagggccatagggccaaacataatttattatttaaaaactacaactaaaatgttgtttaagtttcatgttgtataatttttatgttggttaattttatttaatgttgtttcatattgtttaatgttgtttcatgttacttaatttaatttaatgttgtataatggcttaggaagttataggaaaaaaaatagaatttaaaaaaaatatgaaacaaattttgtcaaatagaagttataggaaaaaaaatggaatttaaaaaaaatatgaaacaaattttgtgaaatagaagttataggaaaaaaatggaatttaaaaaacaatatgaagtaaattttgtgaaatagaagttataggaaaaaaaaatatgaaacaaattttgtgaaatagaagttgtgaaatagaagttataggaaaaaaaatggaatttaaaaaaaaccaaattttgtgaaataaaagttataggaaaaaatagaagttatatgaaaaatgttgtaaataaaaaagaataataataatgtaaaaaaaaaaaacaaatcaaatgcaacggctagtagccgtttcatttgaatttttttttaaaacaatcatgtcggttataaccgacaggaatacatcattatttattatattaaataatagcatgtattccgacaggaataacaaaacattaaaaaaaaaaaagccagccctctccgatcccgtggggtcctcccagattccagagccctctggcctagccctcggttggagacgattttagggttattttcggccctctggccctttggACCCTtgggttggagatggccttaggatCGCTTAGTAGAAAACGTTTCCTCATCCCACGGTCCCACCGACACAATTTTTTACCCTCTACTTTTCCACTCACAAAACAATTATTGACGTGTGTGGTCCACTGAATTATTGACCAAGACAATATCTAGTCGTCCCGCTCACAAAAGTGAAGTTCATAAGAGTTTAAGCTTCAGTTTCCATCACAAAACTCTTCTCTCAGATTACTAGTTtccagaaagaaagaagaaaatggcaGGAGCTTTGATTGGAGAGGCTTTTCTCTCTGCTTCCATCCAGGTGATGTGCGATAAGATTGGTTCCGGCGAGTTCTTGGATCTGTTTCGGGGGAAAAAGCTTGATCGTTCGCTCATGGAGAAGCTGAAGCTGACGTTGTTGACCCTTCATGCAGTGGTCAATGATGCAGAGGAGAAGCAGATTGTCAACCCTGCTGTGGGAAGCTGGCTCGACGAGCTGAAACATGCTGTCTTTGATGCGGAGGATCTACTTGATGAGATCGATGCTGAAGCTTTGCGCTCCAAGGTGGAATCTGAATATCAAACTAAGAAAACCCAGGTGTGGAACTTCCTATCTACCTCTCTTAATCCTTTTTATCAAGGCATGAATGGTAGGATACAAGAGTTATTCCAAAGGTTAGAACACCTCGCAAAAAAAATTAAGCTCCTTGGTCTTATAGGAGGTGTTAAGGGGAAATATCCTCAAAGAACTCCCACAACTTTCTTCGTTGAGCATGAATTTTGTCCTTATGGTAGGGACGGAGATAAAGACAAGTTGAAAACAATGTTGCTATCTGATTATGCAAGTAGCAGCCACGTATCAGTAATCCCCATAGTGGGAATGGGCGGGGTTGGTAAGACAACCCTTGCTCAGGTCCTTTACAACgatgaaataataaaagagcATTTTGATGTTACTGCTTGGGCATGTGTTTCCGAAGATTTTGATGCTATGAGGGTAACTAAAACCCTTATTGAATCAATTAGCTCAAAACCTTGCAGTCTTCAAGATAGCTTGCTTCAAGTTGAACTAAGTGAACAAGTGAGGGGGAAAAAGTTCCTATTTGTGTTGGACGACCTTTGGAATGACAACTACAGTGATTGGGATCTTGTACGGGCTCCTTTTACTTATGGGGCGAGGGGAAGTAAGGTCATTGTAACAACGAGAAACGAAAGTGTTGCATCCCAAGTGCACACCGTGCCTATTCACTTCTTGAAACATCTGTCCAATGAAGATTGTTGGTTGTTACTCGCAAAACATGCATTTAGAAATGAAAATCCTAGTGTGCATCCAGACTTGGAAGAAATTGGTAAGCAAATTGCACGCAAGTGCAATGGTCTTCCTTTAGCTGCAAAAGCGCTTGGGGGTCTCTTAGGTTGTAATGTGGATTACGAGGAATGGAGTCACATATTGAACAGCAATCTTTGGGAGATATTGCACAATAAAGGTGTTCTTCCATCATTAAGATTGAGTTACCATTATCTCCCTATTTATTTGAAACAATGCTTTGCTTATTTCTCAATTTTCCCAAAGGACTGTGAATTTGAAAGGGAAAATATAATTCAACTTTGGATGGCACTGGGTTTAATTCCACAAGTTGAGAATGGTAAAGGATTGGAAGAGTTCGGCAAGAGAAACTTTGATGAACTATTGTCACGATCACTACTTCAAAGATCATTAACTGGGAAATCAAGTTTCACAATGCATGATCTCATTAACGACTTGGCAATGTCCGTGTCTGGAGAATTTTGTTTTAGGTTGGATGAGGGAAAGCCACATGATCCTAAACGAGTTCGACATTTGTCATATATGAGAGGAAGATTTGATACTGCTGCAAAGTTTAAGCCATTGGACGAAATTAAATGTTTGCGCACTTTATTTCCCATGTCTTTAAGACCATTAGACGAGTGGGATGAGAACTATGTAAGCATTAAGGTTCTAGAGGACTTGTTACCAGTACTAAAATGTTTAAGGGTGTTGTCACTGTCAGGATATAAAAATATCACTCAAATACCTGATAGCATTGGTAAACACTTGCACTTGCGCTACATTGATTTCTCTTACACTGCTGTTAAAACGTTGCCAAATACGATGTGTG
This region of Malus domestica chromosome 07, GDT2T_hap1 genomic DNA includes:
- the LOC103438564 gene encoding protein LONG AFTER FAR-RED 3 isoform X1: MKFLVLVSASVALVVAVLVLNPGHQWRWSLWKSPVADMVVRNAKIYTSDESLPFADSMAVRNGRVLRVGNYSSVQDMVGYRTKELDLMGKIVVPGFIDSHVHLIFGGLQMGRVELRGISKKEEFLRRVKEAVRNAKQGSWILGGGWNNDFWGGELPAASWIDDITPYNPVWLSRMDGHMGLANSVALKLAGITNSSEAPIGGTIMKTTSGEPTGLLIDSAMKLLLPSIPEVSVEERREAMLRASNHALMRGVTTVVDFGRYFPGASAKQSWEDFSDVYQWADCSGKMVIRVCLFFPLETWSRLHHLVNKVGRTLSQWIYLGGVKAFADGSLGSNSALFYEPYADEPHNYGLQVTDNESLFNLTLTSDKVGLQVAIHAIGDKANDLILNMYESVFSTNGVRDRRFRIEHAQHLAPGTPARFGELGIVASVQPEHLLDDAESATKKLGIDRAHKGSYLFKSLLAGNGQLALGSDFPVSDINPLGGIKTAMKRIPPGWDTAWIPTERLSLNEALKGYTLSAARACFLDSDLGSLSLGKLADFVILSTDSWDDAVAEESASVEATYVGGVQAYP
- the LOC103438564 gene encoding protein LONG AFTER FAR-RED 3 isoform X2, translating into MKFLVLVSASVALVVAVLVLNPGHQWRWSLWKSPVADMVVRNAKIYTSDESLPFADSMAVRNGRVLRVGNYSSVQMGRVELRGISKKEEFLRRVKEAVRNAKQGSWILGGGWNNDFWGGELPAASWIDDITPYNPVWLSRMDGHMGLANSVALKLAGITNSSEAPIGGTIMKTTSGEPTGLLIDSAMKLLLPSIPEVSVEERREAMLRASNHALMRGVTTVVDFGRYFPGASAKQSWEDFSDVYQWADCSGKMVIRVCLFFPLETWSRLHHLVNKVGRTLSQWIYLGGVKAFADGSLGSNSALFYEPYADEPHNYGLQVTDNESLFNLTLTSDKVGLQVAIHAIGDKANDLILNMYESVFSTNGVRDRRFRIEHAQHLAPGTPARFGELGIVASVQPEHLLDDAESATKKLGIDRAHKGSYLFKSLLAGNGQLALGSDFPVSDINPLGGIKTAMKRIPPGWDTAWIPTERLSLNEALKGYTLSAARACFLDSDLGSLSLGKLADFVILSTDSWDDAVAEESASVEATYVGGVQAYP
- the LOC103438564 gene encoding protein LONG AFTER FAR-RED 3 isoform X3, with translation MKFLVLVSASVALVVAVLVLNPGHQWRWSLWKSPVADMVVRNAKIYTSDESLPFADSMAVRNGRVLRVGNYSSVQDMVGYRTKELDLMGKIVVPGFIDSHVHLIFGGLQMGRVELRGISKKEEFLRRVKEAVRNAKQGSWILGGGWNNDFWGGELPAASWIDDITPYNPVWLSRMDGHMGLANSVALKLAGITNSSEAPIGGTIMKTTSGEPTGLLIDSAMKLLLPSIPEVSVEERREAMLRASNHALMRGVTTVVDFGRYFPGASAKQSWEDFSDVYQWADCSGKMVIRVCLFFPLETWSRLHHLVNKVGRTLSQWIYLGGVKAFADGSLGSNSALFYEPYADEPHNYGLQVTDNESLFNLTLTSDKVGLQVAIHAIGDKANDLILNMYESVFSTNGVRDRRFRIEHAQHLAPGTPARFGELGIVASVQPEHLLDDAESATKKLGIDRAHKGSYLFKSLLAGNGQLALGSDFPVSDINPLGGIKTAMKRIPPGWDTAWIPTERLSLNEALKGSSRMLS